The Manis javanica isolate MJ-LG chromosome 14, MJ_LKY, whole genome shotgun sequence genomic interval GCAGGAAACTCAAATGCACACAGGTGAGAGGTGAAGAATTTGAATAACTGCCTCATCCTGTGCATGGAGATGAAGGGACACTTGAATCTGAGAAATGTCAAGAATGGTTTGCCTGCTGTGTCAGAATTGCTGTGGAGACTCAGTGTTGGGTAGACATTTTGCCTGATTTTAGATCCTTCTTCATGTCTTAAAAAACTGGAAGGAAGAGGAATAATGAGTTTAGAGCTCAAAATCTGAGTGCCTGCTCTATGATGATCGCTttcctgtgattttaattttcagggATTTCTCTTGGCACTATCGCCTCCTTTCTCTCAGATTGTCTCTGAGGATGTACTTGCCATGGAGCCGGCCAACGAGACCCTGGTGAGAGAGTTCATCCTCCTCGGCTTCTCGCCCCTGGCCAGGCTGCAGCCGCTGCTCTTCGTTATCTTCCTGCTCCTGTACCTGCTCACGCTGGGCACCAATGCCATCATCGTTTCCACCATCGTGCTGGACAGAGCCcttcacacccccatgtacttcttcctcgcCGTCCTCTCCTGCTCCGAGACTTGCTACACCTTCGTCATTGTACCCAGGATGCTGGTCGACCTGCTGGCCCCGAGGAAGACCATCTCCTTCCTGGGCTGTGCCATCCAGAtgtctgccttcctcttcctcgGCTGCTCCCACTCTTTCCTGCTGGCAGCCATGGGCTACGatcgctacgtggccatctgtgACCCCCTGCGCTACTCAGTGCTCATGGGACGTGGGGCGTGTGTGGGGCTGGTGGCTGCGGCCTGTGCCTGTGGCTTCACAATTGCACAGATCATCACGTCCCTGGTATTTCACCTGCCCTTCCATGCCTCCAA includes:
- the LOC108399852 gene encoding olfactory receptor 10K2-like gives rise to the protein MEPANETLVREFILLGFSPLARLQPLLFVIFLLLYLLTLGTNAIIVSTIVLDRALHTPMYFFLAVLSCSETCYTFVIVPRMLVDLLAPRKTISFLGCAIQMSAFLFLGCSHSFLLAAMGYDRYVAICDPLRYSVLMGRGACVGLVAAACACGFTIAQIITSLVFHLPFHASNQLHHFFCDIRPVLKVASHQTHLSQIVIFVLCALVLVIPLLLILVSYICIISAVLQFPSALGRCKAFSTCASHLIVVTVHYGCASFIYLRPNSNYSSSQDALISVSYTILTPLFNPTIYSLRNKEFRSALRRVVGRAISCHNINLDLLFPSSKAQGYRENVPEQQ